TGTATTGAAAGAAACCTTTTCATCAATCTGAAAAAGATATATTAATTTAAGTTAATCAGTAATCAACTGTATAtttcacaatatattttgatgtactatatatatatatgtctatatctatctatatctatatctatctatcatctatctatctatctatctatctatctatctatctatctatctatatttgtaGTTCCATGTATCTTCATGTCCTCATCTGTTATCCATTTGGCACAGCAACATCTAAAGGAATTATCCAGTGATTctactttataatttttcttggtgtgtgtgtgtgtgtgtgtgtgtgtgtgtgtgtgtgtgtgtgatttaggcCAGTCACAAGTGTATAGAATAGAAGACAACTTTATGGGGTCTACTTTTGTCCATCTTCATATGGTGATCCCAAAAAGGTCAAAGCTTTGcacaacacagaaaataataacagAGCTGTCTCATTGGTGCTCAGATCAGATTAGTTGAAACACTAAATCATTAAAGTATTGTATTGGGGGTAGTAAACATGTTTTCATTGAAATATAATGGAAAATACGAGAAATTGAATAATAAATCTTATTTgcgaatgaaaatgaaaaaaaaaaagtatcttgaGTTCGTGCAGAGGCGGTCAAGGCGGTGTAGCTCCATGACCGGTTCCGCCTCGCATGCGCCTCCCACACAGCGGTGCCACGATGCCCAAGAGGAAGGTTAGCGGGGACGGAGCGGCGCGGAGCCCAAGTGGCGCTCGGAGGGTGAGGCTGTCGGCCAAGCCCGCCCCTGCCAAGGTGGACACGAAGCCGAAGAAGGGCGCAGGAAAGGATAAACCATCAgacaaaaaag
The sequence above is drawn from the Peromyscus leucopus breed LL Stock chromosome 1, UCI_PerLeu_2.1, whole genome shotgun sequence genome and encodes:
- the LOC114686820 gene encoding non-histone chromosomal protein HMG-14-like, encoding MPKRKVSGDGAARSPSGARRVRLSAKPAPAKVDTKPKKGAGKDKPSDKKVKTKGKRGAKGKQAEVADQQTTDVPAENGEAENQSPASEVEEKEAKSD